In Helianthus annuus cultivar XRQ/B chromosome 3, HanXRQr2.0-SUNRISE, whole genome shotgun sequence, a single window of DNA contains:
- the LOC110927729 gene encoding LYR motif-containing protein At3g19508 → MNKALRIYGEVLRLVRRLPADSRPYYAKYARENFVNYRELDDNDPAALHELFLRAYNHSVWVLNKYSVDQAAASKLKEICGGV, encoded by the exons ATGAACAAAGCATTGAGAATTTACGGTGAAGTTCTCCGGTTGGTGAGGCGTCTTCCGGCGGACTCCAGGCCCTACTACGCCAAATACGCCCGAGAAAACTTCGTCAATTACCGAGAACTTGATGACAACGATCCCGCAGCTCTCCATGAGCTCTTCCTTCGCGCTTACAATCACTCCGTTTGGGTTCTTAACAAG TATTCCGTCGATCAAGCGGCTGCGAGCAAGCTGAAGGAGATATGTGGTGGGGTTTGA